Proteins encoded together in one Plectropomus leopardus isolate mb chromosome 19, YSFRI_Pleo_2.0, whole genome shotgun sequence window:
- the bub3 gene encoding mitotic checkpoint protein BUB3 isoform X2 produces the protein MTGSNEYKLNQGPEDSISAVKFSPSTAQFLLVSSWDCTVRLYDVGGNTMRMKYQHTAPVLDCAFYDPTHSWSGGLDAQLKTHDLNTDQDTIVGTHDAPIRCVEYCPEVNVMVTGSWDRSVRLWDPRTPCNAGTFTQPEKVYTLSVAGDRLIVGTAGRRVLVWDLRNMGYVQQRRESSLKYQTRCIRAFPNKQGYVLSSIEGRVAVEYLDPSQEVQKKKYAFKCHRLKEEGIEHVYPVNAISFHSIHNTFATGGSDGFVNIWDPFNKKRLCQFHRYPTSIASLAFNNDGTMLAIASSYMHEKGDISHPEDAIFIRQVTDAETKPK, from the exons ATGACAGGCTCAAACGAGTACAAGCTAAACCAGGGACCGGAGGACAGCATCTCTGCTGTTAAGTTCAGCCCCAGCACAGCTCAGTTTCTGCTGGTTTCCTCCTGGGACTGCACTGTCCGTCTCTATGATGTCGGAGGGAACACCATGCGGATGAAGTACCAGCACACAGCTCCAGTTCTTGACTGTGCTTTTTAT GACCCAACACATTCTTGGAGTGGAGGTTTAGATGCACAGTTAAAAACTCACGATTTGAACACAGACCAAG ATACAATAGTTGGAACACATGATGCCCCCATTCGCTGCGTTGAATACTGCCCAGAGGTCAATGTTATGGTGACGGGGAGCTGGGACAGATCGGTTCGGCTGTGGGACCCAAGGACGCCCTGCAATGCTGGCACCTTTACTCAGCCTGAAAAG GTGTACACCCTCTCTGTGGCTGGAGATAGGCTGATCGTCGGCACAGCTGGAAGACGAGTCCTGGTGTGGGATCTGAGGAACATGGGCTACGTTCAGCAAAGAAGAGAGTCCAGTCTCAAGTATCAGACTCGCTGCATCAGAGCCTTCCCCAACAAACAG GGCTACGTCTTGAGTTCAATTGAGGGACGTGTAGCTGTGGAGTACCTGGACCCAAGCCAGGAGGTGCAGAAGAAGAAGTATGCCTTTAAATGCCACAGGCTGAAGGAGGAGGGAATCGAGCATGTTTACCCCGTCAATGCCATCTCATTTCACAGTATTCATAACACCTTCGCCACAG GTGGCTCAGACGGCTTCGTGAACATCTGGGACCCTTTCAACAAGAAGCGCCTGTGTCAGTTCCACAGGTACCCGACCAGCATCGCCTCGCTGGCCTTCAACAACGACGGCACCATGCTCGCAATCGCCTCCTCCTACATGCACGAGAAGGGCGACATCAGCCACCCAGAGGACGCCATCTTCATCCGCCAAGTCACAGATGCCGAGACAAAACCCAAGTGA
- the LOC121959278 gene encoding homeobox protein HMX3-B, which produces MADSDAQETRQPAKDSPFSIKNLLNIEDKPTKPKSFIGSSKGVFEGSFFSRLGDLSFPRFELPAQRIGLSAQYLERASTWWYPYTLGTHLRTGGSEKANLREASPTPDRRSPDLQRSDQDAKEESADDDIALDESDSEEPKKELDQEDDWRRKTDELDSERKPCRKKKTRTVFSRSQVFQLESTFDIKRYLSSSERAGLAASLHLTETQVKIWFQNRRNKWKRQLAAELEAANLSHAAAQRIVRVPILYHENGAPETTGGPAANSPGSQSLLAFPHHMYYSHPALLRPV; this is translated from the exons ATGGCAGACTCTGATGCGCAAGAGACTCGCCAACCCGCAAAAGACTCGCCTTTCTCCATCAAGAACCTGCTGAACATCGAAGACAAACCCACGAAGCCGAAAAGCTTCATCGGCTCGTCCAAAGGAGTGTTTGAAGGCAGCTTCTTCTCTCGGCTCGGTGACTTGTCTTTCCCTCGGTTTGAGCTGCCCGCACAGAGAATTGGACTATCGGCGCAGTATTTGGAGAGAGCGTCTACATGGTGGTACCCATACACGCTCGGGACTCATCTGAGGACTGGAG GATCTGAGAAGGCCAACCTGAGAGAAGCATCCCCGACACCAGACAGGCGCTCCCCAGACCTCCAAAGAAGTGACCAAGATGCCAAAGAGGAAAGCGCCGACGACGATATCGCGCTGGATGAAAGTGACTCTGAAGAGCCAAAGAAAGAATTAGACCAGGAGGACGACTGGAGGCGGAAAACAGACGAGCTGGACTCCGAGAGGAAGCCCTGTCGGAAGAAGAAGACGCGCACGGTGTTTTCCCGGAGCCAGGTCTTCCAGCTGGAGTCCACCTTCGACATAAAGCGCTACCTGAGCAGCTCGGAGCGGGCGGGCCTGGCCGCGTCCCTGCACCTGACCGAGACGCAGGTGAAAATCTGGTTTCAGAACCGGAGGAATAAGTGGAAAAGGCAGCTGGCTGCGGAGCTGGAGGCGGCCAACCTGAGCCACGCGGCGGCGCAGAGGATTGTGCGCGTTCCGATACTTTACCACGAAAATGGGGCCCCAGAAACGACCGGGGGCCCCGCTGCAAACTCACCGGGCAGCCAGTCCCTCCTGGCTTTTCCCCATCACATGTACTATTCCCACCCGGCACTGCTGAGGCCTGTTTAA
- the bub3 gene encoding mitotic checkpoint protein BUB3 isoform X1, which translates to MTGSNEYKLNQGPEDSISAVKFSPSTAQFLLVSSWDCTVRLYDVGGNTMRMKYQHTAPVLDCAFYDPTHSWSGGLDAQLKTHDLNTDQDTIVGTHDAPIRCVEYCPEVNVMVTGSWDRSVRLWDPRTPCNAGTFTQPEKVYTLSVAGDRLIVGTAGRRVLVWDLRNMGYVQQRRESSLKYQTRCIRAFPNKQGYVLSSIEGRVAVEYLDPSQEVQKKKYAFKCHRLKEEGIEHVYPVNAISFHSIHNTFATGGSDGFVNIWDPFNKKRLCQFHRYPTSIASLAFNNDGTMLAIASSYMHEKGDISHPEDAIFIRQVTDAETKPKST; encoded by the exons ATGACAGGCTCAAACGAGTACAAGCTAAACCAGGGACCGGAGGACAGCATCTCTGCTGTTAAGTTCAGCCCCAGCACAGCTCAGTTTCTGCTGGTTTCCTCCTGGGACTGCACTGTCCGTCTCTATGATGTCGGAGGGAACACCATGCGGATGAAGTACCAGCACACAGCTCCAGTTCTTGACTGTGCTTTTTAT GACCCAACACATTCTTGGAGTGGAGGTTTAGATGCACAGTTAAAAACTCACGATTTGAACACAGACCAAG ATACAATAGTTGGAACACATGATGCCCCCATTCGCTGCGTTGAATACTGCCCAGAGGTCAATGTTATGGTGACGGGGAGCTGGGACAGATCGGTTCGGCTGTGGGACCCAAGGACGCCCTGCAATGCTGGCACCTTTACTCAGCCTGAAAAG GTGTACACCCTCTCTGTGGCTGGAGATAGGCTGATCGTCGGCACAGCTGGAAGACGAGTCCTGGTGTGGGATCTGAGGAACATGGGCTACGTTCAGCAAAGAAGAGAGTCCAGTCTCAAGTATCAGACTCGCTGCATCAGAGCCTTCCCCAACAAACAG GGCTACGTCTTGAGTTCAATTGAGGGACGTGTAGCTGTGGAGTACCTGGACCCAAGCCAGGAGGTGCAGAAGAAGAAGTATGCCTTTAAATGCCACAGGCTGAAGGAGGAGGGAATCGAGCATGTTTACCCCGTCAATGCCATCTCATTTCACAGTATTCATAACACCTTCGCCACAG GTGGCTCAGACGGCTTCGTGAACATCTGGGACCCTTTCAACAAGAAGCGCCTGTGTCAGTTCCACAGGTACCCGACCAGCATCGCCTCGCTGGCCTTCAACAACGACGGCACCATGCTCGCAATCGCCTCCTCCTACATGCACGAGAAGGGCGACATCAGCCACCCAGAGGACGCCATCTTCATCCGCCAAGTCACAGATGCCGAGACAAAACCCAA GTCAACCTAA